In the Pygocentrus nattereri isolate fPygNat1 chromosome 19, fPygNat1.pri, whole genome shotgun sequence genome, one interval contains:
- the sirt2 gene encoding NAD-dependent protein deacetylase sirtuin-2 isoform X2 yields MDFLRNLFSRTLGLSPGEKVLDELSLEGVARYMQSGKCKSIICMVGAGISTSAGIPDFRSPGTGLYANLQKYNLPYPEAIFQIDYFKKHPEPFFALARELYPGQFKPTVCHYFIRMLKDKGLLRRCYSQNIDTLERVAGLQGEDLVEAHGTFHTSHCVSFFCRKEYTMEWMKEKIFSEDIPKCEACNNLVKPDIVFFGENLPARFFSAMKQDFPSCDLLIIMGTSLQVQPFASLVSRVPNSCPRLLINLEKTGQSDFASSLLGFGGGMDFDSDKAYRDVAQLSTCDDGCLALADLLGWKAELEELVKREHALIDSRDAKKKGEKSSQSSGATEKAKGAESEAGKSDKTE; encoded by the exons A TGGATTTCCTGCGCAATCTCTTCTCTCGGACTCTTGGCCTGAGTCCTGGAGAGAAAGTTCTTGATGAGCTGAGCCTCGAGGGGGTTGCCCGCTACATGCAGAGCGGTAAAT GTAAGAGCATTATCTGCATGGTGGGTGCAGGAATATCAACAT cGGCTGGCATCCCCGACTTCCGCTCTCCAGGAACCGGTCTCTATGCAAACCTGCAGAAGTATAACCTGCCCTATCCTGAGGCCATCTTTCAGATCGACTACTTCAAG AAACATCCGGAGCCGTTCTTTGCTCTGGCCAGGGAGCTGTATCCAGGACAGTTTAAG cCCACAGTGTGTCACTACTTCATCAGAATGCTGAAGGATAAAGGCCTGCTCAGACGCTGCTACTCACAG AACATTGATACTTTAGAGAGAGTGGCGGGGCTGCAAGGAGAGGACCTGGTTGAAGCCCATGGCACCTTCCACACCTCCCACTGTGTGAGCTTCTTCTGCCGGAAGGAGTACACCATGGAGTGGATGAAAG AGAAGATCTTTTCCGAGGACATCCCGAAGTGTGAAGCCTGCAACAATCTAGTCAAACCTG ACATTGTGTTCTTTGGGGAGAATCTGCCAGCTCGGTTCTTCAGCGCAATGAAACAG GACTTCCCCAGCTGTGACCTCCTCATCATAATGGGCACTTCTCTACAGGTTCAGCCGTTTGCATCTCTTGTCAGCAG AGTTCCAAACAGTTGTCCTCGACTCCTCATCAACCTGGAGAAGACAGGACAG TCGGACTTTGCGTCGAGTTTACTGGGTTTCGGAGGAGGGATGGATTTTGATTCAGATAAAGCTTACAG GGATGTTGCACAATTGAGCACTTGTGATGATGGTTGCTTGGCTTTAGCAGACCTGCTGGGCTGGAAG GCGGAGTTGGAGGAGCTGGTGAAGCGTGAACACGCTTTGATTGACAGCAGAGATGCAAAAAAGAAAGGTGAGAAGTCAAGTCAGAGCTCCGGAGCCACTGAGAAAGCTAAAGGGGCAGAGTCTGAAGCTGGGAAGAGTGACAAGACTGAGTAA
- the sirt2 gene encoding NAD-dependent protein deacetylase sirtuin-2 isoform X1 has product MSESQEQAKRAEEETDTPDLQGESDDSSDEGEACGDSEMDFLRNLFSRTLGLSPGEKVLDELSLEGVARYMQSGKCKSIICMVGAGISTSAGIPDFRSPGTGLYANLQKYNLPYPEAIFQIDYFKKHPEPFFALARELYPGQFKPTVCHYFIRMLKDKGLLRRCYSQNIDTLERVAGLQGEDLVEAHGTFHTSHCVSFFCRKEYTMEWMKEKIFSEDIPKCEACNNLVKPDIVFFGENLPARFFSAMKQDFPSCDLLIIMGTSLQVQPFASLVSRVPNSCPRLLINLEKTGQSDFASSLLGFGGGMDFDSDKAYRDVAQLSTCDDGCLALADLLGWKAELEELVKREHALIDSRDAKKKGEKSSQSSGATEKAKGAESEAGKSDKTE; this is encoded by the exons GGTGAGTCGGACGACAGCAGTGACGAGGGTGAAGCCTGTGGAGACAGTGAAA TGGATTTCCTGCGCAATCTCTTCTCTCGGACTCTTGGCCTGAGTCCTGGAGAGAAAGTTCTTGATGAGCTGAGCCTCGAGGGGGTTGCCCGCTACATGCAGAGCGGTAAAT GTAAGAGCATTATCTGCATGGTGGGTGCAGGAATATCAACAT cGGCTGGCATCCCCGACTTCCGCTCTCCAGGAACCGGTCTCTATGCAAACCTGCAGAAGTATAACCTGCCCTATCCTGAGGCCATCTTTCAGATCGACTACTTCAAG AAACATCCGGAGCCGTTCTTTGCTCTGGCCAGGGAGCTGTATCCAGGACAGTTTAAG cCCACAGTGTGTCACTACTTCATCAGAATGCTGAAGGATAAAGGCCTGCTCAGACGCTGCTACTCACAG AACATTGATACTTTAGAGAGAGTGGCGGGGCTGCAAGGAGAGGACCTGGTTGAAGCCCATGGCACCTTCCACACCTCCCACTGTGTGAGCTTCTTCTGCCGGAAGGAGTACACCATGGAGTGGATGAAAG AGAAGATCTTTTCCGAGGACATCCCGAAGTGTGAAGCCTGCAACAATCTAGTCAAACCTG ACATTGTGTTCTTTGGGGAGAATCTGCCAGCTCGGTTCTTCAGCGCAATGAAACAG GACTTCCCCAGCTGTGACCTCCTCATCATAATGGGCACTTCTCTACAGGTTCAGCCGTTTGCATCTCTTGTCAGCAG AGTTCCAAACAGTTGTCCTCGACTCCTCATCAACCTGGAGAAGACAGGACAG TCGGACTTTGCGTCGAGTTTACTGGGTTTCGGAGGAGGGATGGATTTTGATTCAGATAAAGCTTACAG GGATGTTGCACAATTGAGCACTTGTGATGATGGTTGCTTGGCTTTAGCAGACCTGCTGGGCTGGAAG GCGGAGTTGGAGGAGCTGGTGAAGCGTGAACACGCTTTGATTGACAGCAGAGATGCAAAAAAGAAAGGTGAGAAGTCAAGTCAGAGCTCCGGAGCCACTGAGAAAGCTAAAGGGGCAGAGTCTGAAGCTGGGAAGAGTGACAAGACTGAGTAA